The genomic region TCGAAGTTGGTGAAGATGGAATTGTAATATTCACTACCAGCATTGTCTCGGATATTAAGAGCAGTGTTTTCTCCCCAACCGATAGCAGTCACGTTTGCCAAAACACCTTCTCCAAGTGGAGTTGCTTCGAATTTTGGTGAAGTGGCACCGTCGTGCTCACCAGCCTTGTCCCCTGCATCTTCAGTAGCTTCACGCTGAATGTGGAAGACGAACTGCATTTTACCGCGCCAGCCTTGATCATAATCAACACCGTCGTCGTATCCAAAGGCGTTGACAAAATACTTCACGTCTACAGTTCCACCGAAGAATTCAATCGCATCATCCTTATTCGCGAAAACCTCGATGAACTCGATAGTCGTTTCTGATCCCACACCACCAAGGGTGAGACCGTTGATCTCATTGTCGGCACCAACTACTGAGCCCCCATGGCGAATGCTGACATAACGGAGAGTTCCTGAATTATCGTCATCATCACTTCCACCAAAGGTAATTAATTCTTCAATTCCAGCTCCCTCAAATCCCTCGATCTGGTCGGTAATGGGATCAGTAAAAGTGGTCTCACTGTCAGCGCGTGAGTTGATTGACGCGTCACCTAAGATAATTAGACCACCCCATAATGCCGCGTCATCTGCCGTGAGGTCGCCCTCCTGAGCCAGAATAGAAGTAAAGACGATCGGAGCATCTGCAGTTCCCTGAGCGTCGATCGTCGAGCCGACTGTAATAATGAGAGCAGACGCGGGCTCGGTCTCCTCACCATATATTGTAGTTCCAGCTTCGATGGTCAGCTCTGCTCCCTCGGTGACAAAAATTTGCCCGTCGAGAACGTAGGTATTGTCTGCCGACCAAGTTGTATCCGTCGTGATGTTTTCACTAACGGTGATTTCCGCTGCAAAAGCTGCAGTTACAGAGAAAGCAGCAGAGGTTATTAGTTTCGTGATTGAGTTATTCATGGTCATTTTGGATTTCTAATTAACTGATTGCTAATTAAAAGAGTAGGAGGCCCCTATCGAGAAGCTCATACCTCGTGAATAGGAGGAGTAAATAATCTCCTCATTTTGTAATGAAACAGTCTTTTCAAAGTCAGGGTCTAAAAGGTTCTCCGCTTTTAGCTTTAAGCTCCATCGATCGCCGAGCTGTTTTGAAATAATAAGATCTAGGTTTGGAGCAGGTTGTTCAAAAACGTCAGGGAGTGGTCCTGATGTAACAAGGTCCAAGCTCTCTCCCACTATGTTGAATGCCAAAGTGGCAACCAGCCCCCATTCAGGGTTATTATAGGTAGTATCAAGATTAAATGTATATTGAGATTGCCCAACCAATTCTCTTATACTTTCGAAATCCGGTATAACGCTTCTTAGTGATGCGAGTTCGTCATCAGGAATACTAACCTCGGAATCTATGTAAGCGAAATTAGTTCCAAAACTCCAATTTGAAAGTGCATCAGAGATAAATCCAAGGCCCTTGCGAAACTCGATTTCCACACCTTGGACTTTTCCCTCCTCAACGTTTT from Opitutales bacterium harbors:
- a CDS encoding T9SS C-terminal target domain-containing protein, which translates into the protein MNNSITKLITSAAFSVTAAFAAEITVSENITTDTTWSADNTYVLDGQIFVTEGAELTIEAGTTIYGEETEPASALIITVGSTIDAQGTADAPIVFTSILAQEGDLTADDAALWGGLIILGDASINSRADSETTFTDPITDQIEGFEGAGIEELITFGGSDDDDNSGTLRYVSIRHGGSVVGADNEINGLTLGGVGSETTIEFIEVFANKDDAIEFFGGTVDVKYFVNAFGYDDGVDYDQGWRGKMQFVFHIQREATEDAGDKAGEHDGATSPKFEATPLGEGVLANVTAIGWGENTALNIRDNAGSEYYNSIFTNFDKLFLIESDISEDLSLDRLNFVNGIWWSSVSDNNTVAGIQDLTGDNVDITSVITAGNNEVTNPLLNSISIAGDGTLDPRPSADSPAIYGAAAVPDGDFFVQTGYRGAFDPNAELWIAGWTALDEYGFLADTSGAETSSITAVSSRLTVNPGAEVNVGFILTATTDMYLAAKSISDEGVDTLEDPTMTLFRFNGTEFVSVAVVDDFDSSTTFPSAVAPVLSTDTAAILTLDAGSYAVVVSGETDTDSGEVLVEAYDLGYANSVSE